In Bacillus sp. SB49, a single window of DNA contains:
- a CDS encoding O-methyltransferase, which yields MEQEQYLQSLLSEPSRPVKEMETYAKENHVPIMEPLGIEFLMQLIRIQKPTAILEIGAAIGYSALRMVEANPDCTVTTIERDEERYNEALSNIRNMHKENQIRVIHGDALDVKEVVSGHGPFDMLFIDAAKGKYEEFFHLYSPLVKQDGMIISDNVLFKGYVADDTDAGPRMAKIARKIRGFNEWLVRHPDYHTTIVPIGDGVAITKKK from the coding sequence ATGGAGCAAGAGCAATATTTACAATCATTGCTTTCAGAGCCTTCCAGACCTGTCAAAGAAATGGAAACGTATGCCAAGGAAAATCATGTTCCCATCATGGAGCCATTAGGTATTGAATTTCTCATGCAGCTCATACGGATCCAGAAACCAACAGCCATCCTGGAAATCGGAGCGGCGATCGGATATTCTGCGCTTAGAATGGTAGAAGCTAATCCGGACTGCACCGTTACGACGATCGAAAGGGATGAAGAACGTTATAACGAGGCACTGTCCAATATTCGCAACATGCATAAAGAAAATCAGATTCGCGTCATTCATGGAGATGCTTTGGACGTGAAAGAAGTGGTAAGCGGTCATGGACCATTCGATATGCTGTTCATCGACGCTGCGAAAGGGAAGTATGAGGAATTTTTCCATCTCTATTCCCCGTTAGTGAAGCAGGACGGAATGATCATTTCCGATAACGTCCTCTTTAAGGGATATGTAGCGGACGATACGGATGCCGGTCCGCGTATGGCAAAGATCGCACGCAAGATCCGCGGTTTCAATGAATGGCTGGTTCGTCATCCGGACTATCATACGACGATTGTTCCGATCGGGGACGGAGTAGCGATTACGAAGAAGAAATAA
- the mltG gene encoding endolytic transglycosylase MltG, with protein MSKSDFNTQYKKKLKNRIEEASTVRKIVAGILTALVLILLIGGLSGYLYVRSALQPVDPGNEKQKNVEIPLGSSTSQIASILEENDIIKNGMIFRFYTKFKNESDFQAGDYQFTSSMSIDEVIESLKEGKLVKDAAVTVTIPEGRDLEEIAGAYAEKMDFTKEEFLKRANDEEYVKTLMEKYPDLLTEDILNEDIRYPLEGYLFASTYPFNVEDPSIDQIIESMLDRTQSVVLPYMDEVDGLKGIEDVHDLVTMASLLENEARTAESREEISGVFQNRLEEEMPLQTDPTVLYALGEHKDRVLYEDLEVDSPYNTYQVKGLPVGPISNFNENSLKAAAEPNDNDYLYFLADSDGDIHYSETLKQHNIYKEEHITGQ; from the coding sequence TTGTCTAAATCTGACTTTAATACACAGTATAAGAAAAAGCTGAAAAATAGAATAGAAGAAGCAAGTACCGTAAGAAAGATTGTAGCCGGTATATTGACGGCACTCGTCCTCATCCTGTTGATTGGAGGGCTTTCGGGCTATTTGTACGTCCGCTCCGCTCTTCAACCGGTGGATCCGGGAAACGAAAAGCAGAAAAATGTTGAAATCCCCCTCGGTTCTTCCACTTCGCAAATCGCATCGATATTGGAAGAGAATGATATCATCAAGAACGGCATGATCTTCCGTTTCTATACGAAATTCAAGAATGAGTCCGATTTTCAGGCTGGAGATTATCAGTTCACTTCATCCATGAGCATTGATGAAGTTATTGAATCCTTGAAAGAAGGAAAGCTTGTCAAGGATGCAGCAGTTACCGTAACCATTCCAGAGGGAAGGGATTTGGAAGAGATCGCGGGAGCTTATGCTGAGAAAATGGACTTTACAAAAGAGGAATTTCTGAAACGGGCCAATGACGAGGAATATGTCAAGACGTTAATGGAGAAGTATCCGGATTTACTTACGGAAGACATCCTGAACGAGGATATTCGTTATCCTTTGGAAGGCTACTTATTTGCTTCTACTTATCCTTTTAATGTAGAGGACCCAAGCATTGATCAAATCATTGAGAGTATGCTCGACCGCACCCAGTCCGTCGTTCTTCCATATATGGATGAGGTGGATGGATTAAAAGGTATAGAAGACGTCCATGATCTCGTAACCATGGCATCCCTTCTTGAGAACGAAGCAAGGACGGCAGAAAGCAGGGAGGAGATTTCTGGTGTTTTCCAGAACCGACTGGAAGAAGAGATGCCCCTGCAAACCGATCCTACCGTCCTTTATGCCCTTGGAGAACATAAGGACAGAGTGCTGTATGAAGATTTGGAAGTAGACTCTCCTTATAACACGTATCAGGTGAAAGGACTTCCGGTCGGCCCGATATCCAATTTCAATGAAAACTCTTTAAAAGCTGCAGCGGAACCGAATGATAACGATTATCTTTACTTCCTTGCAGACAGTGATGGAGACATTCATTATTCTGAAACCTTGAAGCAGCATAATATATATAAAGAAGAACATATAACCGGCCAGTGA
- a CDS encoding DUF1292 domain-containing protein, with protein sequence MALAKEERIIIPDENGEEHLFEVLFTFDVEQTGHSYIAVIPAEQKEGDEVEVFAFRYEEKGNEEDDLALFQIESEDEWEMVEEMLNTLTDEDLT encoded by the coding sequence ATGGCATTAGCAAAAGAAGAACGCATCATTATACCGGACGAGAACGGAGAAGAGCATCTATTTGAGGTGTTGTTCACGTTCGACGTCGAGCAGACCGGACATTCTTACATTGCCGTCATCCCTGCGGAGCAGAAGGAAGGCGACGAAGTCGAAGTTTTCGCTTTCCGTTATGAGGAAAAAGGGAACGAAGAGGATGATCTTGCTCTATTCCAAATCGAATCAGAAGATGAGTGGGAAATGGTCGAAGAAATGCTGAATACATTGACTGATGAAGACCTTACCTGA
- the ruvX gene encoding Holliday junction resolvase RuvX, giving the protein MKKIGLDVGEKTIGIAISDAFGWTAQGLTTLRWDEKDFNTAKDNLAEVIRDHEVTEAVVGFPKNMNGTVGPRGEASQKFAAWLEEEFRLQTHLWDERLTTMAAERVLIDADVSRKKRKKVIDKMAAVMILQGYLDSKQ; this is encoded by the coding sequence ATGAAGAAAATAGGTTTAGATGTGGGGGAAAAGACGATAGGCATCGCAATTTCTGATGCCTTCGGCTGGACTGCCCAGGGGCTTACGACGCTCCGATGGGACGAGAAGGACTTCAACACAGCGAAAGACAATCTGGCCGAGGTCATCAGAGACCATGAGGTGACGGAAGCGGTGGTCGGTTTTCCGAAGAACATGAACGGAACCGTCGGTCCACGTGGAGAAGCCAGTCAAAAATTCGCTGCTTGGCTTGAAGAGGAATTTCGTCTCCAAACCCATTTGTGGGACGAGCGACTTACGACAATGGCTGCTGAACGAGTGTTGATCGACGCTGATGTCAGTCGTAAGAAAAGGAAGAAGGTCATCGATAAGATGGCTGCCGTTATGATTTTACAAGGATATTTGGATTCGAAACAATAA
- a CDS encoding IreB family regulatory phosphoprotein yields the protein MSSMDKTMRFNFSEEPFDQDVRSVLLSVHSALEEKGYNPINQIVGYLLSGDPAYIPRHQDARNLIRKIERDELIEELVKFYIKENKEGME from the coding sequence ATGAGTTCAATGGATAAGACGATGAGGTTTAACTTCTCGGAAGAACCGTTTGATCAAGATGTCCGATCCGTACTGCTATCTGTGCACAGTGCACTGGAGGAGAAAGGGTATAACCCGATTAATCAAATCGTAGGCTACCTCCTTTCCGGAGACCCTGCTTATATTCCTCGTCACCAGGATGCAAGAAACCTGATCAGAAAAATCGAAAGAGATGAGCTGATCGAAGAGTTGGTAAAGTTTTACATCAAAGAGAATAAAGAGGGCATGGAATGA
- the alaS gene encoding alanine--tRNA ligase — protein MKKLTSADVRQMFLDFFKEKGHRVEPSASLVPHEDPTLLWINSGVATLKKYFDGRVVPENPRIVNAQKSIRTNDIENVGFTARHHTFFEMLGNFSIGDYFKEEAIEWAWEFLTSEKWIGFDPEKLSVTVHPEDDEAYQIWEKKIGLPVERIIRIEENFWDIGEGPSGPNTEIFYDRGEKYGSDSNDPELYPGGENERYLEIWNLVFSQFNHNPDDTYTPLPKKNIDTGMGLERMVCVIQETETNFETDLFIPIIRATEEIAEAAYGDSVDGDAAFKVIADHMRTVTFAVSDGALPSNEGRGYVLRRLLRRAVRFAKQIGIDKPFMYKLVPQVSNIMVDFYPEVKEKEAFIKNVIKTEEERFHETLNDGLQILSTIMKQESEKGSSVFPGTEVFRLYDTYGFPKELTEEYVAEAGFTIDEAGFREEMEKQRERARNARQKTDSMQVQDGVLGDVHVESSFIGYDHLRTEAVVVEMIKGKDFAVHAEAGDTVYLFLDQTTFYAESGGQVSDKGFLRSEAALLEVTDVKKAPNGQHMHEAIVREGSMEKGTKVVAEVDPGSRSFIVKNHTATHLLHQALKDVLGDHVNQAGSLVEPDRLRFDFSHFGSVSDEEMEQIESIVNEKVWQSIPVTIELSSIEEAKEKGAMALFGEKYGNTVRVVQVGDYSLELCGGCHVQNTAEIGLFKIVSETGIGAGTRRVEAVTAKDAYLYMNKKENVLREAGALLKTKPEQVPDRIDALHKEMKELQKEKDSLSAKLSNLEASSILDDVEEVAGVKVLAKKVDVKDMNSLRSMVDDLKQKLGSGIILLAAPNGEKVQLIAGVSKDLVEEGYHAGQLIKEAAAICGGGGGGRPDMAQAGGKDASKIPDALTYAKEYAGQKA, from the coding sequence ATGAAGAAATTGACATCCGCAGATGTTCGACAAATGTTCCTTGATTTTTTCAAGGAGAAAGGCCACCGTGTGGAACCAAGTGCATCCCTCGTTCCTCATGAGGATCCGACGCTTTTATGGATCAACAGTGGTGTAGCGACATTGAAGAAGTATTTTGACGGACGGGTGGTTCCGGAAAACCCGAGAATCGTCAATGCCCAGAAGTCGATTCGAACCAACGATATTGAAAATGTCGGTTTTACGGCAAGACACCATACATTCTTCGAAATGCTGGGGAATTTCTCTATTGGAGATTATTTCAAAGAAGAGGCTATAGAGTGGGCGTGGGAGTTTCTAACAAGCGAGAAATGGATCGGCTTCGATCCGGAGAAGCTCTCTGTGACTGTCCATCCGGAAGATGATGAGGCTTATCAAATCTGGGAGAAAAAGATCGGTCTTCCTGTCGAGAGGATCATCCGAATTGAAGAGAACTTCTGGGACATCGGAGAAGGGCCGAGCGGACCGAACACCGAAATTTTCTATGATCGCGGCGAGAAATACGGCAGCGACTCCAACGACCCGGAATTATATCCAGGCGGCGAGAATGAACGGTATTTGGAAATCTGGAACCTTGTGTTCTCGCAGTTCAACCATAACCCTGACGATACGTACACACCGCTTCCGAAGAAGAATATCGATACAGGAATGGGCTTGGAGCGGATGGTATGTGTCATCCAGGAGACGGAAACGAACTTTGAAACAGATTTGTTTATTCCAATCATTAGAGCAACAGAAGAAATTGCCGAAGCAGCCTATGGAGACAGTGTCGATGGAGATGCAGCATTTAAAGTCATCGCCGATCACATGAGAACCGTAACGTTCGCTGTCAGTGATGGAGCCCTGCCTTCCAACGAAGGACGCGGGTATGTCCTGCGCCGTCTGCTGAGAAGAGCGGTTCGCTTTGCTAAGCAGATTGGAATCGATAAACCGTTTATGTATAAACTTGTCCCGCAAGTATCTAATATCATGGTCGATTTCTATCCAGAAGTGAAAGAGAAGGAAGCATTCATTAAAAACGTCATCAAGACCGAAGAAGAACGTTTCCACGAAACGCTGAATGACGGACTGCAAATCCTCTCTACTATTATGAAGCAGGAATCAGAGAAAGGAAGCAGCGTCTTTCCTGGAACGGAAGTTTTCCGCCTTTATGATACGTATGGGTTTCCAAAAGAGCTCACAGAAGAATATGTAGCAGAAGCTGGATTCACCATTGATGAAGCAGGTTTCCGTGAAGAAATGGAGAAACAGCGGGAGCGTGCCCGCAACGCCCGCCAGAAGACGGACTCCATGCAGGTACAGGACGGAGTACTTGGAGATGTCCATGTGGAAAGCTCCTTTATCGGGTATGATCACCTGCGGACAGAAGCGGTGGTTGTTGAAATGATAAAAGGAAAAGATTTCGCTGTGCATGCCGAAGCGGGGGATACGGTGTATCTCTTCCTCGATCAAACGACTTTCTATGCGGAAAGCGGAGGTCAGGTATCAGATAAAGGGTTCCTGCGCTCGGAAGCGGCTCTTTTGGAAGTGACGGATGTAAAGAAAGCTCCTAATGGACAACATATGCACGAAGCAATCGTCCGGGAAGGATCCATGGAGAAGGGTACGAAAGTGGTTGCCGAGGTGGATCCGGGAAGCCGTTCCTTTATCGTCAAGAACCACACAGCGACCCATCTCCTTCATCAGGCATTGAAGGATGTCCTTGGAGATCATGTTAATCAGGCGGGATCCCTCGTTGAACCGGATCGCCTCCGCTTTGACTTCTCCCATTTCGGCTCTGTATCCGACGAAGAAATGGAGCAGATTGAATCCATCGTAAACGAGAAGGTGTGGCAGTCGATCCCTGTAACGATCGAGCTGAGCTCTATCGAAGAAGCAAAAGAAAAGGGAGCAATGGCGCTTTTCGGAGAAAAATACGGAAACACTGTAAGAGTCGTTCAAGTCGGCGATTACAGCCTTGAGCTTTGCGGCGGCTGTCACGTGCAGAACACAGCGGAAATCGGCCTGTTCAAGATCGTTTCCGAAACCGGTATCGGTGCAGGGACGCGCAGGGTAGAAGCTGTGACTGCCAAAGATGCTTATCTGTATATGAATAAAAAGGAAAACGTCTTGAGAGAGGCGGGAGCGCTTCTTAAAACGAAGCCGGAACAGGTGCCGGACCGGATCGATGCTCTTCATAAAGAAATGAAAGAGCTTCAGAAAGAGAAGGATTCACTCAGCGCTAAACTATCCAACCTGGAAGCTTCCAGCATCCTTGATGATGTAGAGGAAGTAGCAGGCGTGAAGGTCCTTGCGAAGAAAGTGGATGTCAAGGATATGAACAGCCTTCGTTCCATGGTGGATGACTTGAAGCAGAAGCTTGGATCCGGCATTATTCTGCTGGCTGCACCTAACGGCGAGAAAGTTCAATTAATTGCAGGAGTATCCAAGGATTTAGTAGAAGAAGGGTATCATGCCGGTCAATTGATTAAAGAAGCAGCTGCTATCTGCGGCGGCGGCGGCGGAGGCCGTCCGGATATGGCGCAGGCAGGCGGCAAAGATGCTTCCAAAATCCCGGATGCTCTTACGTATGCCAAAGAATATGCGGGACAGAAAGCCTAG
- a CDS encoding AI-2E family transporter, with translation MTDRSSKWLRRLSILFIILLTLLLLAWLFPYYDHVLVMVGRVLLPFVLALVLSLLLHPLVKTLEGVGVRRAIAILLIFLLFFSLTSWGIYKGYPRLLEQVKLLNDQLPDLAASYQAWTKEYYAHTERLPDGMHHKLDQAITTFEEGLSARLMAVFTGLSGIFNMIILLAVIPVMTFYFLKDYKRIGLAFLHLLPRSWHQEAQRLVIQLNHSLGGYIRGQLLISLFVGVFATIGFWLIDLPYPLVLGLVAGVTNIIPYFGPLLGAGPALVVALTVSFQALLFTLAVVVVIQVLEGNLLSPYIMGRSIHIHPLLIILALLAGGELAGIPGMILAVPVLTCLKVVVDEIRAGRLGH, from the coding sequence ATGACGGACCGCTCTTCCAAATGGCTGCGTCGTCTCTCTATACTATTCATCATCCTGCTTACGCTGCTGCTTCTTGCCTGGCTGTTTCCATACTACGATCATGTACTCGTAATGGTTGGACGAGTGCTGTTACCATTTGTCCTTGCTCTTGTACTCTCGCTTTTACTTCATCCACTGGTGAAAACGCTGGAAGGTGTTGGAGTGCGGAGGGCAATTGCAATTCTGCTTATATTCCTGCTGTTCTTTTCCCTTACGAGCTGGGGCATCTACAAGGGGTATCCCCGTCTTTTGGAGCAAGTAAAGCTTCTTAATGACCAACTGCCTGATCTTGCTGCGTCATACCAGGCATGGACGAAGGAATACTATGCCCATACGGAACGACTTCCGGATGGGATGCACCATAAGCTGGATCAAGCCATCACAACCTTCGAAGAAGGATTGAGCGCCAGACTGATGGCCGTATTCACGGGTTTGAGTGGCATCTTCAATATGATCATCCTGCTGGCGGTCATCCCGGTTATGACGTTTTATTTCCTGAAAGATTATAAAAGAATCGGTCTTGCCTTTCTCCACCTCCTGCCCCGCAGCTGGCACCAGGAAGCACAAAGGCTGGTTATTCAGTTAAATCATTCTCTTGGCGGATATATCAGAGGACAGTTGTTGATCAGTTTATTTGTCGGTGTATTTGCGACAATTGGATTCTGGCTGATCGATCTGCCATACCCGCTCGTACTTGGATTGGTCGCGGGGGTCACGAATATTATCCCTTATTTCGGTCCGCTCCTTGGAGCAGGACCGGCTCTGGTTGTGGCTTTGACGGTTTCTTTTCAGGCCTTGCTGTTTACTCTTGCCGTCGTAGTTGTCATTCAGGTGCTGGAGGGGAATCTATTATCCCCTTACATTATGGGGAGAAGTATCCATATCCACCCGCTTTTGATTATTCTCGCCCTCCTGGCAGGTGGGGAACTTGCCGGCATACCAGGAATGATTCTTGCTGTACCTGTCCTCACCTGCCTCAAGGTCGTCGTTGATGAAATCAGGGCGGGAAGGCTCGGGCATTGA
- a CDS encoding sugar phosphate isomerase/epimerase family protein has translation MMGHTLGMSGSTIMSDPDKFDELFKWGHAHVEIGEFRDRASMEQFLCLQKEQGGTFGVHAPLLRGGSKYDLIEKVAMDPKDGRNRFKSDVEMVKEAGASYILVHFPYFKGSHNNPMQAMEEGISYLAELQKTYDIPIVCEPKLGQDMSVDGIRYLHEFLMSGRTFSPLDICVDIGDYMMACKNDWRTYIEPLLPYIRVVHMHNVTSLLETYFWAPIHPDYHQWQGGFDMKDLLQVLCQGREKFFIFEHTPHTHPSEKQVEEGIQWVRNLLNV, from the coding sequence ATGATGGGTCATACACTTGGTATGTCCGGCAGTACCATCATGTCGGATCCGGATAAGTTCGATGAATTGTTTAAATGGGGACACGCTCATGTGGAGATCGGAGAGTTTCGGGACCGGGCATCGATGGAACAGTTTTTATGCTTACAGAAAGAACAGGGTGGCACGTTCGGCGTTCATGCACCTCTTCTTCGCGGAGGAAGCAAATACGACCTGATTGAAAAAGTAGCCATGGATCCGAAAGACGGAAGGAATCGGTTTAAGAGCGATGTCGAAATGGTAAAGGAAGCGGGAGCCTCCTACATCCTGGTCCATTTCCCTTATTTTAAAGGGAGCCACAATAACCCGATGCAAGCCATGGAGGAAGGGATCTCCTACCTTGCAGAACTTCAGAAGACCTATGATATCCCGATCGTTTGTGAGCCTAAGCTTGGACAGGACATGTCCGTGGACGGCATCCGCTATCTCCATGAGTTTTTAATGTCTGGCCGGACGTTTAGTCCTCTGGATATCTGTGTTGATATCGGTGATTACATGATGGCATGCAAAAACGACTGGAGAACGTACATAGAACCGCTGCTTCCATACATTCGTGTGGTCCACATGCACAATGTCACTTCTTTACTCGAAACATACTTCTGGGCGCCCATTCACCCTGACTATCATCAGTGGCAGGGAGGTTTTGACATGAAAGATTTGCTGCAGGTTTTATGTCAGGGAAGAGAGAAGTTTTTTATTTTTGAACATACACCACACACACATCCATCAGAAAAGCAGGTAGAAGAGGGGATCCAATGGGTACGTAATCTGCTGAATGTATGA
- the recD2 gene encoding SF1B family DNA helicase RecD2: protein MMQPSLFNETEEERPYVKGELARMIFHKETEQFSIASIKVTETNEDFDDKNLVIKGHFSPLEEGETYIFHGEFKNHKKFGKQYEVQMYHRVLPETKDGLVLYLSSDLFHGIGKKTAERIVEHLGEKAVSKILSDRDVLKEVPKLPEEKAEQLYYALKEHQGFEHVMVHLSQYGFGLKLAQKIYQAFQDQTMAIIEEDPYQLVFHVEGFGFHRADEIAKAQNLSLDHPTRIRAACLYIMQKSMGAGHVYLPTEECLLQVEQLLNQGENGSISFEQLSEQIINLGEEKYVYIEENRVYLPSLYFAENGVRTHLDRIQIEEVEAEHTQADLLKLIGKLEEEEAISYGEEQYKAIEQALQSKLMILTGGPGTGKTTVIKGILQTYAGLNELSMDPEDYGSDKPFPFVLAAPTGRAAKRMTESTGLPASTIHRLLGWDGHDSFERNQNNPLEGNVLIVDEFSMVDVWLANQLFRAVPSNMQVLLVGDEDQLPSVGPGQVLADLLASGVIPSTKLTEVYRQKEGSKIIQLAHEIKNDTCSIRSLVKEHDFNFIPAKEHQLSDLVTNIVKKAQEKGIEMKDLQVLAPMYRTEVGIHQLNRSIQESVNPKHKQKRDLTYFDVTYRKGDKVIQLVNQPEDGVYNGDIGEVVAIFREEENTDGVEQLVIDFDGKEVVYPKKDLNNVMHAYCTSIHKSQGSEFAIVVLPVVRSYRRMLRKNLLYTAITRSKQSLIICGDKEAFLDGIGTTDTNTRYTMLKEKLQSEEPQDVNGEEEEEQLSPYDFM, encoded by the coding sequence ATGATGCAACCATCCCTTTTTAATGAAACGGAAGAAGAACGCCCTTATGTCAAAGGGGAACTGGCCCGGATGATCTTCCATAAGGAGACGGAGCAGTTCTCCATCGCTTCGATCAAGGTGACAGAAACGAACGAAGACTTCGATGATAAGAATCTTGTGATCAAAGGTCATTTCTCCCCCCTCGAAGAAGGGGAGACGTATATCTTTCATGGAGAATTTAAAAATCATAAGAAGTTCGGGAAGCAGTACGAGGTTCAGATGTATCATCGTGTACTTCCGGAAACGAAAGACGGGTTGGTTCTGTATTTGTCCAGTGATCTCTTTCATGGAATCGGAAAGAAAACGGCAGAGCGGATCGTGGAGCATCTTGGAGAGAAGGCCGTTTCCAAAATCCTTTCCGATCGCGATGTGTTGAAGGAAGTACCGAAGCTGCCTGAAGAAAAAGCAGAGCAGCTTTACTACGCACTGAAAGAGCATCAAGGATTCGAGCATGTGATGGTACATCTGTCCCAATATGGATTCGGTTTGAAACTTGCTCAGAAAATTTATCAGGCGTTCCAAGATCAAACGATGGCCATCATCGAGGAAGATCCTTATCAACTCGTCTTTCATGTAGAAGGATTCGGTTTCCATCGCGCGGATGAGATCGCCAAAGCCCAGAATCTGTCTCTGGATCATCCGACAAGGATCCGGGCTGCCTGCCTCTATATCATGCAGAAAAGCATGGGAGCGGGACACGTGTACCTTCCGACAGAAGAGTGCCTGTTACAGGTAGAACAACTGCTTAATCAGGGAGAGAACGGGTCCATCTCCTTTGAACAGCTTTCTGAACAGATCATCAATCTTGGTGAAGAGAAATATGTCTACATCGAAGAAAATCGTGTGTATCTGCCTTCGCTTTATTTTGCGGAAAACGGGGTTCGCACGCACTTGGACCGCATTCAAATAGAAGAAGTGGAAGCGGAACACACGCAGGCGGATTTGTTAAAGCTCATCGGCAAGTTGGAGGAAGAGGAAGCCATCAGTTACGGAGAAGAGCAGTATAAGGCGATTGAACAAGCTCTTCAGTCCAAACTAATGATTCTTACCGGTGGACCGGGGACAGGGAAAACGACCGTCATTAAAGGGATTCTCCAAACATATGCCGGCCTGAACGAGCTTTCTATGGATCCGGAAGACTATGGAAGTGATAAGCCGTTTCCGTTCGTTTTAGCAGCTCCGACCGGTCGTGCCGCGAAACGTATGACCGAATCGACAGGGCTGCCGGCGAGTACGATCCACCGTCTTCTCGGCTGGGACGGTCACGACTCGTTTGAAAGGAATCAAAATAATCCATTGGAAGGCAATGTTTTGATCGTGGATGAATTCTCTATGGTGGATGTTTGGCTTGCGAATCAGCTGTTCCGGGCTGTTCCGTCTAATATGCAGGTGCTTCTCGTCGGGGATGAAGACCAGCTGCCGTCTGTCGGCCCCGGCCAGGTGCTGGCGGATTTATTGGCATCAGGAGTCATCCCTTCCACTAAATTGACGGAGGTGTACCGCCAGAAAGAGGGTTCGAAAATCATTCAGCTCGCGCACGAGATCAAAAACGATACCTGCTCGATCCGCTCGCTTGTGAAGGAGCATGATTTTAATTTCATCCCCGCTAAAGAACACCAGCTGAGCGACCTCGTTACAAACATCGTGAAGAAAGCGCAGGAGAAAGGGATCGAGATGAAGGATCTTCAGGTCCTGGCACCGATGTACCGGACAGAAGTAGGGATTCATCAGCTTAATCGAAGCATTCAGGAATCGGTCAATCCCAAGCATAAGCAGAAACGGGATTTGACTTATTTTGACGTCACCTATAGAAAAGGGGACAAAGTGATCCAATTGGTCAACCAACCGGAAGACGGAGTGTACAATGGGGACATTGGAGAGGTGGTCGCCATTTTCCGTGAAGAAGAGAATACGGACGGTGTCGAGCAGCTGGTCATTGACTTCGATGGGAAAGAGGTAGTCTACCCGAAGAAGGATTTGAATAACGTCATGCACGCCTACTGCACGTCAATTCACAAGTCACAGGGGAGTGAGTTTGCGATCGTTGTTCTTCCTGTTGTAAGAAGTTACCGGAGGATGCTCAGGAAAAACTTACTTTATACGGCTATCACTCGTTCGAAGCAGTCATTGATCATCTGTGGAGATAAAGAAGCATTTCTGGACGGCATCGGGACGACGGATACCAACACCCGATACACCATGCTCAAAGAGAAGCTGCAGTCCGAGGAACCTCAGGACGTAAATGGAGAGGAAGAAGAGGAACAGCTCTCCCCGTACGATTTCATGTAG
- a CDS encoding tetratricopeptide repeat protein produces MDKLKQGIERMQNHDYEEAAKLFTEAIDENPKEPVGYINFGNLLTHMNDYERAERFYHRAIELDETAATAFYGLGNVYYEQEDYNKAQIQFLTAIKKGLNEADVHFMLGLTFLHQDQVKMALPYLLTASELAPEDVDIQFQYGLCLAQNGAIEQAEQVMHHVLQLEEQHSDAHYNLGVVALHKEEAEKALEHFSKALEINPEHMLAAHAKGQVEQALNE; encoded by the coding sequence ATGGATAAATTGAAACAGGGAATTGAACGCATGCAGAACCATGATTACGAGGAAGCCGCAAAACTGTTTACCGAAGCAATTGACGAAAATCCTAAAGAGCCTGTGGGGTATATCAACTTTGGTAACCTGCTCACACATATGAACGACTATGAACGGGCAGAACGGTTTTACCATCGAGCTATAGAGTTAGATGAGACAGCAGCGACGGCATTTTACGGTTTGGGGAATGTCTATTATGAACAGGAAGATTATAATAAGGCACAAATACAGTTCCTTACTGCCATAAAGAAGGGCCTGAATGAAGCTGATGTCCATTTCATGCTCGGCCTGACCTTCCTGCATCAAGATCAAGTGAAAATGGCGCTTCCATATTTGTTAACGGCTTCCGAACTCGCTCCAGAAGATGTGGATATTCAGTTTCAATACGGCCTGTGTCTCGCCCAAAATGGAGCGATTGAACAGGCTGAACAGGTCATGCATCATGTGCTACAATTGGAAGAACAGCATAGTGACGCCCATTACAATCTTGGTGTGGTGGCTCTTCATAAAGAAGAAGCGGAAAAAGCTTTGGAACACTTCTCCAAAGCCTTGGAAATAAACCCCGAGCATATGCTTGCCGCCCACGCCAAAGGACAAGTGGAACAAGCGCTAAACGAGTAG